ATAGGGGGCCAGGCGCAGGCAGTTGTCCGTGGGAACGACGCCGCCGCTGTTTCTGATGAAGAGCGGAAAGCCAAGTTCGTTCTCTATCGTATCGATCATATGCCAGATGCCCGACGGCGTGTAGCCATAGTCCTTGGCCACCTTTGAGAGGTTGCGGTAATCTATCGCGTCAAGCAGTATTTTGCATTTTTTCAGATCCATCTACATCTCCGCCGCCCCGTTCTTCACCAGGGCAGCTTGACGACGATCTTTTTTATCCGGCACGGCCTCTCTCCCGCCTTCACCCCCGGGCGGTGGCCGTCCCACGGCGCGAGAAGCACGGCCGTTCCGCGCGCGAGCTTCAGCTCCTGTCCCTCGCCGCCGTAAAAGGCGATGTCCTCTTTTTCGTCGTACGGCGTCGTCTCCCTAAGCTCCGCGAGCGGCGCGTAACCGAGAAGTTCCTCTCCCTCAACGACGAGCTGAAGGTCCCAGTATCTCCTGTGCGCCTCGAAGGGGACCTCCGCGCGCGGCTTAGTCTCGTATTCCCCAAAGCGCAGGTCCAGCGGCGCGAAATCCATCTCCCGGAGCTCCTCAAAGCTTTTTTCACCGGCAGACGAGAGAAATTTTACAAGCTGCCCCGCGCACGGCATGTACTTCGGCAATTCGGTGATAAAACGGTCCACTGAGTCATATATCATCTCTGTCGCCCCTCTCCGCTTCCTCTATTTTATCTCTTCTATCTTAATACTGAGCTCTTCCCACTCTTCGTAGAGCCTTTTCAGCGCCTCTTCTTTTTCTTTAAGCTCGATCATCAGGCCCTGGATGCGCTGGGAGTCGGAGAGCACCTCCGGCGAGCAGAGGAGGCCGTTTATCTCATCTTTGCGCCTCTCGGCGAAGGATATCTCCCTTTCGCATATCTCGAGGCGCTCCACAAAGTCCTTCTTCGCGCGGTAGAGGCGGTTGCGCTCCTCAGCCTCGGCGCGCCGCTGCTCTTTCGTTCTCGCCTCCTGGCGGGCCTCGGCGGCCCCCGCGCGCAGTTCGGCGGCAAGTTTCTCCGCGGGGTCGACAGCAGTCACGGCGATGGGTGCGGCCTCGCGACCGCTTCTTTTTTCGATGAACCACGAGTAGTTGCCGGGATAATCATAGAGCTTTCCGTCGCGTATCTCGACGACGCGGTTCACCAGGTCGTCGAGAAAGGCGCGGTCGTGGGAGACGATCAAAATGGTGCCGCCGTACTGGAGCAGCGCCTTCTGAAAAAGCTCTTTCGTACCGTAGTCGAGGTGGTTCGTCGGCTCGTCTAGGATCAGCAGATTTGACTCGGAGAGCAGCATCTTCAGCAGGCCGAGGCGCGATTTCTCGCCGCCCGAGAGGACGGAGACGGGTTTGTGTATCTCGTCCCCCGAAAAGAGGAAGGCTCCGAGCAGATTGCGCTTCGCCCCCTCCAGCAGCTTTGAGCCGGTATTGTTGACCTCCTGCCAGATGGTGCGGCTGTAGTCAAGGTTCTGGGCGCTCTCCTGCGAGAAATAGGCCTTCTTGACGTTGAGGCCGAGCTCCGCCGTGCCGGCGGTTGGTTCTTCGCTCTGATTCAGCAGGCGCATCAGCGTCGATTTACCCGCGCCGTTGACGCCGACGAGGGCGACGCGCTCGCCGCGCTCGATGACGAGATCCACGTCCTGAAAGACTGTATGCTCTCCGTAGCGCTTCGCGAGCCCCGCGGCCTTTATCACCTCGCGGCCGCTGCGCGGGCTCTCCGGGAAATGAAAGCTCACGCTCTTCGAGGGGCCCTCAAGCTCCGTTATCTCCATCTTTTCCAACTGTTTGATGCGGCTCTGCACCTGGCGCGCCTTTGTCGCCTTATAGCGGAAGCGTTCGACGAAGCGCTGTATCTCGTCGATCTTCTCACGCTGCTGCTCCCACTCGGCCTCCAGCCGCGCGCGGCGTTCCTCGCGCTCCGTGAGAAACTTTTCATAACCGCAGGAATAAAGATTTATCCGGCCGTTCGCGAGTTCCGCCACCGATGTTACCATATTGTCGAGAAAACGCCGGTCATGCGAGACGGCGATGATCGTGCCGCGGTAGTCGCGCAGCCATGATTCGAGCCATTCCATGCTCTCGGTGTCAAGGTGGTTCGTCGGCTCGTCGAGCAGCATGATGTCCGAATGCGAAAGAAGCAGCGCGGCAAGGGCGATGCGCATCTTCCATCCTCCGGAGAATTCGGAGGTCAGCCGCGCGGCGTCGCGCTCCGGCGCGAAACCGAGCCCCTTGAGCACCTGCTTGGCCTCGACGTCAAAGCCGAAGCCGCCCTTCGATTCAAAAAGCCTCTGCAGCCGCTCATGCTCGGAAAGCAGCCCCTTCACCGACGGATCGTCTTCGGCCAGCGCCGACATCCTCTGTTCACATTCGGCGAGCCTTTGTGATATCTCCGTGAGTCCGGCCCGCCCTTTCAGGTATTCTGCGAGAGGGAGCTCCCCGATCTCCACAAGGTCTTGCGGAAGATAGCCGACGCTGTGTCCCTTCGGCATCGTAATGGTACCCTCGTAATCGGCGCTCCCCGCCAGCACGCGCAGCAGCGTCGTCTTGCCGGCGCCGTTGTCGCCGACGAGGCCGATACGGCTTTTCGGCGTGATGAACCAGTCTATGCCGCGCAGTACCTCCTGTTCGCCGAAATTTACCTTCAAATCCTTTATCTCGATCATCTTAAGATGAATTCCTCCACTTTAAATGCAATTTGTATATTATAGTTGGAACGGCCCTCAAAGAAAATAGCGGCGGACGCCCGCCTGCCAGCCTCCCGGAGAATCGTCAAATGTTCGCGCGCGCTTTGGAGAGAAACCTTATTCCGAGGACAAATCAAACCGTTTTTTTACTCTTCCGCACAAGAAAACTGTTATTAAGCATCGAAATGCTCTTGATTTTATGTTTAAGTCGTTGTATAAAGATACTAATGTGTTTGATCCCCCATTGGAAAGGGTTTTATATAATGGCAGAAGCAAAAGAGTACCAGAAAATGAAAGATATATATGGCTCGCTTGTCTTTGACCGGAAAGAGATGAAACAGCGCCTGCCGCAGGACGTCTTTGAAAACCTCGCGGGGGCGATGGAGGGCCGGCAGAAGCTCGACTCCGGCATCGCCGACACGGTGGCGCTCGCGATGAAGGACTGGGCGGTCAGCAAAGGCGCCGACCACTGGGCGCACTGGTTCCACCCGCTCACCGAGCTGACGGCGGAGAAACATACCGCCTTCCTCACCGCCGACGAAAACGGCAACCCGCTGAACTCCTTCCGCGGCAAGGACCTCATGCAGAGCGAACCCGACGCCTCCTCTTTCCCCTCCGGCGGCACCCGCAGCACCTTTGAGGCGCGCGGCTACTCCGCCTGGGATCCGACGAGCCCCGCCTTCATCATCCGCTCCCGCAAAGGCGGCACTCTCTGTATACCATCCATATTCATCGCCTACGACGGTTCGCCGCTCGACCTCAAGACCTTCCTGCTGCGTTCGATGCAGGCCGTCGAGAGCCGCGCCATGAAGATGCTCAAGCTCTTCGGCAACCGCGGCGTGCGTTACGTACACGCCACCGTCGGCGGCGAGCAGGAGTTCTTCCTTCTCGACCGCCCGCGCGCGCAAAAACGCCCCGACATCCGCTTCTGCGGCCGCACGCTCGTCGGATCGCCGCCGCCGCGCGACCAGAAGATGGAGGACCACTATTTCGGCGCGATACCGACGCGCGTACTCTCATATATGGAGGACGTGCAGCGCGACCTGGCGCGCCTCGGCGTCGACCTCGCCACCCGTCATAACGAAAACGCGCGCTGTCAGTTCGAGTTCGCTCCACAGTTCACCGAGGCGAACCTTGCCTGCGACCAGAACCAGCTCATCATGGAAACGATGCGCAAAATGGCGCGCCAGCACGAACTGCGCCTCCTCTTTCACGAGAAACCCTTCCAGGAGATGAACGGCAGCGGCAAGCACATCAACTTTTCGCTGGAGGACAGCGAGGGGCGCAACCTGCTGAAACCCTCGACAAACCACAGGAAGAACGTCATCTTCCTCTCGTTCCTCTCCGCCTTCATCCTCGGCGCGGCGAAGCATTTCGGCCTCCTGCAGGCCTCGATCTCGACGCCGGGCAACATGTACCGCCTCGGCGGCCACGAG
The window above is part of the Cloacibacillus evryensis DSM 19522 genome. Proteins encoded here:
- a CDS encoding glutamine synthetase III, with the translated sequence MAEAKEYQKMKDIYGSLVFDRKEMKQRLPQDVFENLAGAMEGRQKLDSGIADTVALAMKDWAVSKGADHWAHWFHPLTELTAEKHTAFLTADENGNPLNSFRGKDLMQSEPDASSFPSGGTRSTFEARGYSAWDPTSPAFIIRSRKGGTLCIPSIFIAYDGSPLDLKTFLLRSMQAVESRAMKMLKLFGNRGVRYVHATVGGEQEFFLLDRPRAQKRPDIRFCGRTLVGSPPPRDQKMEDHYFGAIPTRVLSYMEDVQRDLARLGVDLATRHNENARCQFEFAPQFTEANLACDQNQLIMETMRKMARQHELRLLFHEKPFQEMNGSGKHINFSLEDSEGRNLLKPSTNHRKNVIFLSFLSAFILGAAKHFGLLQASISTPGNMYRLGGHEAPPYIVSVYLGEAVAGMLRAIDEGVDEGVRPAKGTLDLGLPKLPDIVAFDSDRNRTSPLAFTGNKFEFRAPGASQAMAVPVMALLSVWAAGLEEFLSLFEERINGGEDPVEAAIKTIRKASEMNRDIRFEGDAYTGGWHAEAERRGLVKAHTIPEGIDLFMEPSTLQMLEELGVFHKKEMEAFHTIKMESFVKNIEIEMSVLRDMVWEGILPAISKQLLLERDSFAIADGFGLPGSDRWKSLIVKLAEAKISLIEKTRELAALREKMAAMTPREHADEIVNSAVPLMKEIRKTADSIEIFLSGENMPYPNYRDLLSLSA
- the abc-f gene encoding ribosomal protection-like ABC-F family protein, which translates into the protein MIEIKDLKVNFGEQEVLRGIDWFITPKSRIGLVGDNGAGKTTLLRVLAGSADYEGTITMPKGHSVGYLPQDLVEIGELPLAEYLKGRAGLTEISQRLAECEQRMSALAEDDPSVKGLLSEHERLQRLFESKGGFGFDVEAKQVLKGLGFAPERDAARLTSEFSGGWKMRIALAALLLSHSDIMLLDEPTNHLDTESMEWLESWLRDYRGTIIAVSHDRRFLDNMVTSVAELANGRINLYSCGYEKFLTEREERRARLEAEWEQQREKIDEIQRFVERFRYKATKARQVQSRIKQLEKMEITELEGPSKSVSFHFPESPRSGREVIKAAGLAKRYGEHTVFQDVDLVIERGERVALVGVNGAGKSTLMRLLNQSEEPTAGTAELGLNVKKAYFSQESAQNLDYSRTIWQEVNNTGSKLLEGAKRNLLGAFLFSGDEIHKPVSVLSGGEKSRLGLLKMLLSESNLLILDEPTNHLDYGTKELFQKALLQYGGTILIVSHDRAFLDDLVNRVVEIRDGKLYDYPGNYSWFIEKRSGREAAPIAVTAVDPAEKLAAELRAGAAEARQEARTKEQRRAEAEERNRLYRAKKDFVERLEICEREISFAERRKDEINGLLCSPEVLSDSQRIQGLMIELKEKEEALKRLYEEWEELSIKIEEIK
- a CDS encoding YhcH/YjgK/YiaL family protein, with protein sequence MIYDSVDRFITELPKYMPCAGQLVKFLSSAGEKSFEELREMDFAPLDLRFGEYETKPRAEVPFEAHRRYWDLQLVVEGEELLGYAPLAELRETTPYDEKEDIAFYGGEGQELKLARGTAVLLAPWDGHRPGVKAGERPCRIKKIVVKLPW